The following DNA comes from Phocoena sinus isolate mPhoSin1 chromosome 7, mPhoSin1.pri, whole genome shotgun sequence.
CCGGGTGTTCTCTTCACAGGCCTCTCTGGCCACTGCTTTGTATCTGGGTTTTTCACGCTTTTTGTAGAACCAAGATTTCAATAAACAATTTCAGTTGCGTGGCTTGGACTCTTCCTTCTGCAGCAGCCCTCGAAGAACTCTCCTCCCCATATCTACCTTCTCAGCCTCCCTACTCCCTGATGCCATCATCTTGCAACTCATTCTCTCAGCCTCATTCCAGAACTTCCCTGTTGTTTGATGGTCATAGGCTCCTATATCAAGCTTCTCCCTCATCCCTGCTCCCGGCACCCTGGGGCCCCAAGCACTGCTCGACTTGGATGCAGTGGGGCCCAGAAGGTGACTGTGCCACGCTAGGGGGTCGTAGCCCTGTCTGTCACAAGTTCTGATTGAGCACCGTCTTTGTGGATCCCTAAGCACATCTCGTGGAGAGAGGCCAAGCCAAGTATCCAGCGGAGCCCCATGAGCTTGAGGGCAAGCCCAAGGACACCTTATCTCTCTCCTGACATCCTTTCTGGTCTGACACGTGGTCGTCTTTCTGGTCTGACACGTTAGGTCATCATTATTAAAGAGAAGACCAAGGCTGGGTTATCACTGGAAGAAGGAAAACCGGGCAGCCAGCTGGCCTAGGGTTATTTGGGACCATGGAAGAAGATCCTCAGCAGGGGTGGTGCTGCTACCTAGGGTGCATCTTGGAAATTTATGgggctttttgtttggtttttggccgtaccgtgtggcatgtgggatctcagttcccccactaGGGAAGGAGCCCATGCCCACTGCAGTAgaagcatagagtcctaaccattggaccaccggggaagtccctatggGACATTTTTTGATTGACAAAAATTTGAAGGGAAGGAACTCGCCGGCATGTAGTCGCCCTGTACAGGATGCTACACGTCCTGAAATGCTCAGGAACCCCACCTCTTATTATGAAGAATTCCTGAGACAATTTTTGAACCACCGGATGTACGTCATGTATATGAAAAGCCTGTTTATCTGAGCCTAGAATTATGCAGTGTTTTACATGTAAACACAGAATAGATTTTGCACATTTGGAAAAAGACTCAGTTTGCTAGGAATGCACCTCTGTGTAAATTAAAACTATGCTTTGTTCATCACTTTACCAAGAACTTGTTCACTATTTTGAAACATCAGGTCACTAATGGCAGCAGTGCCTGTGGTACACGTGTCATCAGGAAAGTACCGATATCAGTTGGCATTGCAGTTGTCACATCCACGTTGATTCCACATATGGGGGTGGGCACTGGACTACTTCATTGTCTTCTGGTTTAGTTGGGCCCAAGCTTTCACACACTGAAAGGATAAATTACttgtatttctcctttatattacAGTGAGGACATTATACGGAGTTGTGGTCACTGTTGTCGTACACGATGTAGGGATGTTTCCTTTTGAGGTAGTCCACGGGGCTGGACCCTAATAGGGTTGAGAACTGCAGTGTAATCGTGATGGTTCCAAATGGCAGTGGTGAGGAGGGAATACAGTCTGTAAAATCTCCCCAGCCTATTTTAGAGGCTTCCTCCCCACCACTCCTATCCCGGGACAGGGGCTCTAGATGGAGATTCTTGGGGGGAGGGGTCCAGAACTTGGCTCCCCGGTTAATGGGTGACGGAATTTGTGCAAGAGCTGGGCAAAGGTGAAAGGGCCGTGTCCTGCCCCAAATCCCTCATCCCTTCGCTCTGCTTCATTGACACTCCCGCCCCCTGCCCGCTCCAGGCAGCTAACTTCACACAAACTCTGACCTCTTACTCTCCCTCCTTAACTCCAGGGCAGGCAAGACAAGACGAAAGGCAGGGCAACATGAGCCGATCACCCCCCAACGCCATACAACTCCGATCCGTGGGCTCCCAGGGTACCATGGCTTCCCTGCCGCAGCCGTCTGCTGTCCAAAATCCCTCCTCTCACTCTTGGGCCTCTGTGTGTGGGTCTCCTCCCTGGGGCCTCAGCTGTCTTCTGGCTCTGCAGGTAGGAGCAGAGGTGCAGGAGCTGGTGCTGGCTGAAGCGGGTGTTTGGAGGGAGGAGGTGTGGCATGAGAAACCCTCTGGAAGTAGGTATTTCTGCCTATTTCTGAAGACTGTTCCTCTGCCTGCAGCATATCTTGGTCCTGGCTTCTCTGCTCTGCGCCTCCCACCTGCTCCTGCTTCAATGTCTCCCTGCAGGAGGActctcttcctcccctgcccAGCTCCTTGCCTCCAGCCTCTTTTCATGTGGCGTGTCTACAGCCCTGCAAACTTGGATGGGCAGCAGGTGAGGGGAACTccctggagagaagggaacagggTCCCAGCGCATAGGAGAGGCTCGGGGAGGCTTTCAGCTGCCCCATGTTTCCAGACCTGCCTGGGCTGCTGTTCCTACAGGCTGCCTCTTATCCAGGCTCCATCCTTAGAGTTTCTTATCCCTGGTCTGGTGCTGACCAGTCAGAAGCTACCTCTGACCACCCGGACACCTGGAAACTGTGAGCACAGAGCAAGGGCACAGGGTGAGGGTGAGGTTGGGTGCTCACCTGAGCACACAGTTGTAAGTGGGTGCAGGATTGAGATGGGGCAATGATGGGAGGGTTAGGCACCATGGGGTGCTGGAGCTGTGTCAGGCACCAGGCAGAACTGTAGAGCAATGGGTCTCCAACCTGtttatctctctcctctccacgTCCCCAacttctcccagcctcccttgtgCTGCGCCTGTGTGGGGGACCTGGCTGCCACGGCCTGGAACTCTGGAACACTTCTCTCCGAGAAGTGAGTACGTGGGGATGCGGAGGAGGAAAGCTAAGAGTGGGTGCCCGACTGGGGAGGCTCTTGTTTCCACTTTACAGGGACTGAGAGGCTCTAGGGCAAAGAGTTGGGTGGGGGGAACctcttctggaattttttttttttccacaccacgtggcttgcgggatctcagttctccgaccagggattgaacccaggccacggcagtgaaaacccagaatcctaaccaataggccaccagagaactccctggAATTAGTTAAGATGTCCAGGCTGAGGTCATCTCAATTGAGCagaatgttttctctttgtccaCTTCTCCACTCCACCAGGTGTCCGGGGCCGTGGTGGTCTCCGGGCTGCTGCAGGTCATGCTGGGGCTGTTCGGGGGTCCTGGCCACTTGTTCCCCCACTGTGGGCCCCTGGTGCTGGCCCCCAGCCTAGTTGTGGCAGGGCTCTCGGCCCACAGGGAGGTAGCCCTGTTCTGCTCTGCTCACTGGGGCCTGGCATCGCTGTACGTAAGTCCTGAGAGGCGTGGTGCCTGGTGGGGTGTGTGGGAGCGGGGCAGGGCAGAGATGCTGGCTCCACCAGGTTTAGCTGCCATCTTGAAAGGGACAACACTTTGTGGATCTGGAATCCAGGACTTTTGCTGGATTCATTTGTTCACCCTGACTTTCACCTTGTCTCCCACTGACCCCCAGGgtgccctccttccccctccatgGGGGGCTTTCTTCTCCGGGACCCCCTTTTATGGTATTCTACCACTCCCACCTCCACTGCCCCGCCTCAGGATGACTTCTTCCTCTTGCTCGTAAAGCTCCTTCCCTCTCCTAGGCTTATCCTGCTCATGGTGGTCTGTTCTCAGCACCTGGGCGCCCGCCTGTTACCGCCTCACCCCTGGAGGCGAGCTTCAACCTCTTCGACCCACACTCACATCCCTGTCTTCAGGCTCCTCTCGGTATGTGGAGGTCTGGGCAGGGGCAGTTGAAGTTAGAAGGGCTGGCACGGAATGCTCGCTCGGCCCCCTACCTTTTGGTTTCTGTCTACCCCTCCAAGGCTAGCTTGAAAAGTTCTGGGGGAGGGGTTCTTTTCCGTCTCAGTCTTGTCCCTTAGGTGCTGATCCCAGTAGCTTGTGTGTGGATCATCTCTGCCCTTCTGGGTCTCAGCATCACCCCCTGGGAGCTGTCCGCCGAGGCACCGTGGTTTTGGCTGCCTCACCCAGGTAGGttttctcctcctccatcttcttACTCAAATAAAGGTGTCTCTTTCTTCGGACTCTGAGTTAATGAAATTAGCTGTACGGATTCTCAAAACACACAAGGGAGAGAAATTGCCAGTCTGAGGGGCAATGCCAGCCGCTCACCACAGGTGTCTTTGTTACTGTTCAGAGACATCTGTAAGCCCCACCACTGCATGTTGATACTCCTTAACCAATTTACACATTTATGTTACTTACTCCCACAGACATTTGAGTTGGTGACCTGTGCACAAAGATTGCTTTTGAGGAGGCATTGTATATGAAATTTGCTCTCTCATCAATTTAATAATGGTCCGTGGAGTtcttattatgtgctaggcacgTGATAGGGGACATGGTGATAAACATGACAGACACAGTACCTGCACTCATGAAGCCTGTAATCTGTTGGGGAATACAGATACTAATTAAATAGTCACCCAAGTAAATGTAAAATTGCACGCGGTGAATTAAAAAGGGCGGGTACCTTGtgtgatgaaagttcataatggGGAATCTGACTTTATTGGAGAGTTCAGGAAAGGCactctttatgtttttatttatttaatttttaattaagaaaatttctggctgcactgtgtggctcgtgggatcttagttccccgaccagggatcgaaagtGGGCCCTCGCAGTGAGAGCATGgaaccctaaccactggaccaccagagaattcccaggaaAGGCATTCTTGAGGAAGTGATCACTGAGCTGAGATGTGAGAGATGAGTAGGAGCTTATTGGGTAAAGGCAAGAGTGAAGAGCATTCTAGGTGGagagaacagcatatgcaaaggccctctAGTGGCCAGCAACACAAGTACAAGGGCCTGAAACAAGGCCAGTGTATCTGGAGTGAAAGAAGTGAGGCAGAGTGTGGTGGGAGATGAGGCTAGAGAGATGGGTAAGGGTCAGACCAAAGAGGACCTTGTAGACCACAGTAAAGGGATGGGTCTTTACCCTGAGTTTGATGCTTTTGTCCCAAGACATTATCTTCAGAGACAATGGGGCCTTTAGGGTTCTTGTGTCATAGGCTGTCAGAGGCAGGGGGATGCTTCAGACGTGAGTCTGGCCCCAAAGcagctctttctccctccccagctGAGTGGGACTGGCCCTTGCTGACACCCAGGGCTCTGGCTGCAGGCATCTCTATGGCCTTGGCAGCTTCCATCAGCTCCCTGGGCTGCTACGCCCTGTGTGGTCAGCTGCTGCATTTGCCTTCTCCACCTCCGCATGCCTGTAGCCGAGGGCTGAGCCTGGAGGGTCTGGGAAGTGTGCTGGCCGGGCTGTTGGGGAGCCCCATGGGCACTGCATCCAGCTTCCCCAACGTGGGCACGGTGAGCCTTCTCCAGGTATgtggacgggggtggggggagaggagccGGAGgtgcaggagagggaaggggactgATTGCCAGCTGTGCCCAGCCCTCTGCCAGGCATTTCACAGCAGTGATCTCATTTAGAGAGGTACCTAGAAGTCGTAAGGGCTAGGAGTGTGAGGAAGACACTAAATCACTACTGAACTCCTTCTGTGCCTCAGGCACTGTACCAGGGCTGAGGTTCTAGAGAGAAGCAAGTCAGATGAAGTCCCTGCTCTCTTGGGGACTTCGAGAGAGAGAGGTGgacaatttaaggaaaaaaagagataatttcCAAGAGTGATAAGTgctatttagaaaacaaagtggGGGTGGGATAGTGGTTGAGTAAGGGAAGCCCCTTTAGGTAGAGTGCTGGGGGATGCTTCCTGGGAGAGTGACATTTGAGTTGGGATCCAAACGATGAGAAGGTGTCGGCCAGGTGAAAACCTTGAACGGTCGAGGAGGTGGCTGTGTTTTCTAGGCTGGATCTCGGCGAGTGGCCCACTTGGTGGGGCTGCTCTGCGTGGTGCTTGGGCTCTCCCCGAGGCTGGTCCAGCTCATCACCACCATCCCACTGCCTGTGCTTGGTGAGTGGATGTATCAGCAGGACTGGTATTGAACCAGTACCCCCCAGCAGGGCCCAACTGGTTGCTGGTAGTCAGCACCCTTTCTTTCTGAATAGCCTCCCTAATATATGGATGTACGTGTCAGCTGTCCTATTTTCTCAGCCATATCTTGGCCTCTTGACTGGCCTTCTCTGCTCCTGGGCCTCTTGGTGGTCTCTGCCCATTACAACCTGCCCTGGCCTACAATACTCTCTGCTGTGCCAGCCCTCTCCCAACATCTTCAATTACTTCTGTATGAGACAGGTGGGGTGCTGGGGGTGACCCAGGCCGTGGTTCTGTCTACTGGATTCTCCAGCTTCCACTTGGCTGACATTGACTCTGGGCGGAACGTCTTCATTGTTGGCTTCTCCATCTTCATGGCCCTGTTGCTGCCAAGATGGTTTCGGGAAGCTCCAGTCCTACTGAGCACAGGTGGGAAGAGGGGGGATGGAAAGACAAGTTGCTTTGCAGTGGGAAAGCAAGGGCTCAAGGCTTGAGTTTCTCTGGACTCCAGGCCCCCGCACCCAGAGAAGAGCTTTGGTATAGTCCATCCATttgtttagcaaatatttattgaatactgtgcTAGCCCCTTGGGATACAAAGGTGACTGTAGATGTGACAGTCTAGAAAAAGAGATGAGATGTGTAGAAACATAACTAGAAAGGTTTAGATAAAGAGCTATGGTGCTCGGCGGTGAGAGAGATGGCTTCTGTTGGAGATGATCTGGGTAACTTTTATGGAGAAAGTAACATTGAGCTGGTCTTGAAGGACGGtaagatttaaaaacatatttggtGAGAAGGTCATTCCTGGTGGAGGAACCACCataaacaaagacatagaagTAGGAAGTCATAGGGTATGTCCTGGGAGTGGCAAGTAACTTAGTTAGCTTAGCTTAGCAAatagcagtggttcttaactgagGATGGTTTTGTCCCACAGAgaacatctggcaatgtctggagacatttctggttgttATAAGCAGGGGAGAGGTGATTGTTAGTGGCACTTAGTGGGTAGAAGGATGCTAATAAACATTCTGCAATGTACAGAACAGCCCCCTCAAACAGAAAAGTATCTAGTCCAAAATGTTAGTAGTACTGAGGTTGAGGAACCCAGGCTAGAGCACAGAAGGTAAGAAATGGGAAATAAGGTTGGGGCTTTTAATACCAAACTTTCAGAGACAGGGAGCCTGGAACTATCGAAGCATATCTGGAGGGCATGTGTATGCTCAGAAGATAGGGTGTTGAGCAGTgctatttagaaaacaaagtggGGGTGGGATAGTGGTTGAGTAAGGGAAGCCCCTTTAGGTAGAGTGCTGGGGGATGCTTCCTGGGAGAGTGGGCCTGGGTGTGGGAAATAGAGAGCAGAGGACAAAGGAGGGGGGGCATGGAACAATTCAGAAAGATCTGTCCTTGGTCCAAGACTTAGGCTTAGGTTGGAAGTATTAGGCTCCTTGGCTTTGCATAGGATCAGAGTTTCCCCTCCTGCCTGGCCCCAACCCCCTGTAGGCTGGAGCCCCTTGGATGTGTTACTACGCTCACTGCTCACAGAGCCCATCTTCCTGGCGGGACTCTTGGGCTTCCTCCTAGAGAACACCATTCCTGGTAAGTTGAGGCCAGGCCCCAGCAGACTGGGGAATGGCCAGGAAGTCATCACTTCCTGGGTTGGGCAATGGCCTGaacaccctctctctctctctttttttgaattaaaaaaaattttttttttaaatttattttatttttggctctgttgggtcttcgttgctgtatgcaggctttctctagttgcggcgagcgcgggcttcttattgtggtggcttctcttgctgtggagcacgggctctaggcacgcaggcttcagtagttgtggctcgtgggctctagagcacaggctcagtagttgcagcacacaagct
Coding sequences within:
- the SLC23A3 gene encoding solute carrier family 23 member 3 isoform X2, encoding MSRSPPNAIQLRSVGSQGTMASLPQPSAVQNPSSHSWASVCGSPPWGLSCLLALQHILVLASLLCASHLLLLQCLPAGGLSSSPAQLLASSLFSCGVSTALQTWMGSRLPLIQAPSLEFLIPGLVLTSQKLPLTTRTPGNSSLVLRLCGGPGCHGLELWNTSLREVSGAVVVSGLLQVMLGLFGGPGHLFPHCGPLVLAPSLVVAGLSAHREVALFCSAHWGLASLYAYPAHGGLFSAPGRPPVTASPLEASFNLFDPHSHPCLQAPLGADPSSLCVDHLCPSGSQHHPLGAVRRGTVVLAASPSRGLSLEGLGSVLAGLLGSPMGTASSFPNVGTVSLLQAGSRRVAHLVGLLCVVLGLSPRLVQLITTIPLPVLGGVLGVTQAVVLSTGFSSFHLADIDSGRNVFIVGFSIFMALLLPRWFREAPVLLSTGWSPLDVLLRSLLTEPIFLAGLLGFLLENTIPGTQLERGLGQGLPSSFTAQEVRMPQKSREKPAQEYELPFSIQNLCPCIPHPLRCLCPLPEDSGNEEGVPSEPGETADLLPGFGEQCPGSSREELRSQ
- the SLC23A3 gene encoding solute carrier family 23 member 3 isoform X3; its protein translation is MSRSPPNAIQLRSVGSQGTMASLPQPSAVQNPSSHSWASVCGSPPWGLSCLLALQHILVLASLLCASHLLLLQCLPAGGLSSSPAQLLASSLFSCGVSTALQTWMGSRLPLIQAPSLEFLIPGLVLTSQKLPLTTRTPGNSSLVLRLCGGPGCHGLELWNTSLREVSGAVVVSGLLQVMLGLFGGPGHLFPHCGPLVLAPSLVVAGLSAHREVALFCSAHWGLASLTWAPACYRLTPGGELQPLRPTLTSLSSGSSRCPPRHRGFGCLTQAGSRRVAHLVGLLCVVLGLSPRLVQLITTIPLPVLGGVLGVTQAVVLSTGFSSFHLADIDSGRNVFIVGFSIFMALLLPRWFREAPVLLSTGWSPLDVLLRSLLTEPIFLAGLLGFLLENTIPGTQLERGLGQGLPSSFTAQEVRMPQKSREKPAQEYELPFSIQNLCPCIPHPLRCLCPLPEDSGNEEGVPSEPGETADLLPGFGEQCPGSSREELRSQ
- the SLC23A3 gene encoding solute carrier family 23 member 3 isoform X1; amino-acid sequence: MSRSPPNAIQLRSVGSQGTMASLPQPSAVQNPSSHSWASVCGSPPWGLSCLLALQHILVLASLLCASHLLLLQCLPAGGLSSSPAQLLASSLFSCGVSTALQTWMGSRLPLIQAPSLEFLIPGLVLTSQKLPLTTRTPGNSSLVLRLCGGPGCHGLELWNTSLREVSGAVVVSGLLQVMLGLFGGPGHLFPHCGPLVLAPSLVVAGLSAHREVALFCSAHWGLASLLILLMVVCSQHLGARLLPPHPWRRASTSSTHTHIPVFRLLSVLIPVACVWIISALLGLSITPWELSAEAPWFWLPHPAEWDWPLLTPRALAAGISMALAASISSLGCYALCGQLLHLPSPPPHACSRGLSLEGLGSVLAGLLGSPMGTASSFPNVGTVSLLQAGSRRVAHLVGLLCVVLGLSPRLVQLITTIPLPVLGGVLGVTQAVVLSTGFSSFHLADIDSGRNVFIVGFSIFMALLLPRWFREAPVLLSTGWSPLDVLLRSLLTEPIFLAGLLGFLLENTIPGTQLERGLGQGLPSSFTAQEVRMPQKSREKPAQEYELPFSIQNLCPCIPHPLRCLCPLPEDSGNEEGVPSEPGETADLLPGFGEQCPGSSREELRSQ